In Oryza glaberrima chromosome 8, OglaRS2, whole genome shotgun sequence, the following are encoded in one genomic region:
- the LOC127781478 gene encoding cytochrome P450 76M5-like, which yields MEREVCWLLCAALAAAMACYYLTGTTRRRSRRLPPGPTPLPVIGNVLSLRGNMHHALARLAGEHGPVMALKLGLVTAVVVSSAGAAREAFTKHDRRLAARAVPDASRALGFAGRSMIWLPSSDPRWKTLRGVVATHVFSPRRLAAARGVRERKVRDIVGHLAGRAGEVVDVGKVVYGGVLNLVSSALFSADVVDVGEESAHGLQEAVEEIILAIAKPNVSDLFPFLRRLDLQGWRRWAEKRYDKVFGIFDSVINSRLADASTRKHADAGAGDFLDSLLDLMSAGKIARDDVTSIMFDLFGAGTDTIAITVEWAMAELLRNPSVMAKARAEMNHALAGKKTIEENDVEKLPYLQAVLREAMRLHPAAPILVPHRAEEDGAEIGGYAVPKGSTVIFNVWAIMRDPAAWERPEEFMPERFLDMAEEVDFRGKDYKFIPFGAGRRLCPGLLMAERVVPFILASLLHSFEWRLPAGMTAESLDLSEKFTTVNVLVTPLKAIPILASKNENIRE from the coding sequence ATGGAGCGCGAGGTGTGTTGGCTGCTATGTGcagcgctcgccgccgcgatgGCTTGCTACTACCTCACCGGCACGACGCGCCGCCGGTCGCGGCGGCTGCCTCCTGGCccgacgccgctgccggtgATCGGCAACGTGCTCAGCCTGCGTGGCAACATGCACCACGCGCTGgcgcgcctcgccggcgagcacggcccCGTGATGGCGCTGAAGCTGGGCCTCGTCACCGCCGTGGTCGTGTCGtcggccggcgcggcgagggaggcgttCACCAAGCACGACCGGCGCCtcgcggcgcgcgcggtgcCGGACGCCAGCCGCGCGCTCGGGTTCGCCGGCCGGTCCATGATATGGCTGCCGAGCTCCGACCCGCGGTGGAAGACGCTGCGCGGCGTGGTGGCCACCCACGTCTTCTCCCCGCGGaggctcgccgcggcgcgcggcgtccgCGAGCGCAAGGTGCGGGACATCGTCGGCCACCTCGCCGGGCGCGCCGGGGAGGTGGTCGACGTCGGCAAGGTCGTGTACGGCGGCGTGCTCAACCTCGTGTCGAGCGCGCTCTTCTCCGCCGACGTGGTCGACGTGGGCGAGGAGTCGGCGCACGGTTTGCAGGAGGCCGTGGAGGAGATCATCCTGGCGATCGCGAAGCCGAACGTCTCCGaccttttccccttcctccgcCGGCTCGACCTGCAGGGATGGCGTCGCTGGGCGGAGAAGCGCTACGACAAGGTGTTCGGCATCTTCGACAGCGTAATCAACAGCCGCTTGGCCGACGCCTCGACCAGAAagcacgccgacgccggcgccggcgacttcCTGGACTCCCTCCTCGACCTCATGTCCGCAGGCAAGATCGCTCGCGACGACGTGACAAGCATAATGTTCGACTTGTTCGGCGCCGGGACCGACACGATCGCCATCACAGTGGAGTGGGCGATGGCGGAGCTGCTCCGCAACCCGAGCGTAATGGCCAAGGCGCGCGCCGAGATGAACCACGCCCTCGCCGGCAAGAAAACCATCGAGGAGAACGACGTGGAGAAGCTGCCGTACCTCCAGGCCGTGCTGAGGGAGGCGATGCGCCTGCACCCGGCGGCGCCGATCCTCGTGCCGCACCgggcggaggaggacggcgcggaGATTGGCGGCTACGCCGTGCCCAAGGGCTCGACGGTGATCTTCAACGTATGGGCGATCATGCGTGAcccggcggcgtgggagagGCCCGAGGAGTTCATGCCAGAGAGGTTCTTGGAcatggcggaggaggtggatttCAGGGGAAAAGACTACAAGTTCATCCCGTTTGGGGCCGGAAGGAGGCTGTGCCCGGGGTTGCTGATGGCAGAGCGCGTCGTGCCATTCATTTTGGCGTCGCTGCTTCACTCGTTCGAGTGGAGGCTCCCTGCCGGTATGACAGCCGAGTCTTTGGATCTTAGCGAGAAGTTTACTACTGTCAATGTTCTTGTTACTCCACTCAAGGCCATCCCTATACTTGCctctaaaaatgaaaatattagggaatga
- the LOC127781479 gene encoding cytochrome P450 76M5-like: protein MEREAWLLCAALAAAMVYYYYYYHLACTTRRAQRKRMPPGPTPLPVIGNVLSLSGDMHHELARLAREQYGPVMTLKLGLVTAVVVSSPDAAREAFTKHDRRLAARTVPDISRARGLTGRSMIWLPSSDPRWKTLRSAVATHFFSPRSLTAARGVRERKVRDIVNYFAGHAAEVIDVSEAVYGGVINIVSNAFFSADVVDVGKESAHGLRETLEDIILAIAKPNVSDLFPFLRRLDLQGWRRWAEKRYDKVFGILDDKINSRLADADADASTKKHGDFLDSLLELMSAGKIACDDVTTVMFDAFGARIDTISNTVVWAMAELLRNPSIMAKVRAEMEDVLAGKKTIEENDTEKLSYLRAVIKEAMRLHPVAPILLPHRAAEDGVEIGGYAVPKDSTVIFNVWAIMRDPTAWERPEEFMLERFLQRAEVDFRGKDFEFIPFGAGRRLCPGLPMAERVVPFILASLLHAFEWRLPDGM from the coding sequence CCTCCTGGGccgacgccgctgccggtgATCGGCAACGTGCTCAGCCTGAGCGGCGACATGCACCACGAGCTTGCGCGCCTCGCACGGGAGCAGTACGGGCCCGTGATGACGCTGAAGCTGGGCCTCGTCACCGCCGTGGTCGTCTCCTCGCCcgacgcggcgagggaggcgttCACCAAGCACGACCGGCGCCTCGCGGCGCGCACGGTGCCGGACATCAGCCGCGCGCGCGGGTTAACCGGCCGGTCCATGATATGGCTGCCGAGCTCCGACCCGCGTTGGAAGACGCTGCGCAGCGCGGTGGCCACGCACTTCTTCTCGCCACGGAGCCTCACCGCTGCCCGCGGCGTCCGCGAGCGCAAGGTGCGGGACATCGTCAACTACTTCGCCGGGCACGCCGCGGAGGTGATCGACGTCAGCGAGGCCGTGTACGGCGGCGTGATCAACATCGTGTCGAACGCCTTCTTCTCCGCCGATGTGGTTGACGTCGGCAAGGAGTCGGCGCACGGGTTACGGGAAACATTGGAGGACATCATCTTGGCGATCGCGAAGCCGAACGTCTCCGaccttttccccttcctccgcCGGCTCGACCTGCAGGGATGGCGTCGCTGGGCGGAGAAGCGCTACGACAAGGTGTTCGGCATCTTGGATGACAAAATCAACAGCCGCttggccgacgccgacgctgaCGCCTCGACGAAGAAGCACGGCGACTTCCTGGACTCCCTCCTCGAGCTCATGTCCGCCGGCAAGATCGCCTGCGACGACGTGACCACCGTAATGTTTGACGCCTTCGGCGCCAGGATCGACACGATCTCCAACACGGTGGTCTGGGCAATGGCGGAGCTACTCCGCAACCCGAGCATAATGGCGAAGGTGCGCGCGGAGATGGAGGACGTCCTCGCCGGCAAGAAAACCATCGAGGAGAACGACACGGAGAAGTTGTCATACCTCCGGGCCGTGATAAAGGAGGCAATGCGGCTTCACCCGGTGGCGCCGATCCTCCTGCCTCAccgggcggcggaggacggcgtggAGATCGGCGGCTACGCCGTGCCGAAGGACTCGACTGTGATCTTCAATGTGTGGGCTATCATGCGAGACCCTACAGCGTGGGAGAGGCCGGAGGAGTTCATGCTGGAGAGGTTCCTGCAAAGAGCAGAGGTGGATTTCCGAGGTAAAGACTTCGAGTTCATCCCGTTCGGGGCCGGAAGGAGGCTGTGCCCGGGGTTGCCGATGGCAGAGCGCGTCGTGCCATTCATACTGGCGTCGCTGCTGCACGCGTTCGAGTGGAGGCTCCCCGACGGCATGTAG